One genomic window of Quercus lobata isolate SW786 chromosome 9, ValleyOak3.0 Primary Assembly, whole genome shotgun sequence includes the following:
- the LOC115959715 gene encoding serine carboxypeptidase-like 7, which produces MSTMWLCIVCFLAVANLVAPQSIINSLPGFSGYLPFKLETGYVGVGKSDEVQLFYYFIESERSPEDDPLVLWLTGGAGCSGFSGLVYEMGPLSFDYAKSKSNSPKLKLNPYSWTKVANIIFVDAPVGTGFSYAKSSEGYNISDTLGVAELYEFLQKWLKVHPKFLTNSLYVMGDSYSGITIPILVQKISDGNEVGQEPRMNLKGYVIGNPLTNTHDDLNARIPFAHLKTLISDELYESTKNNCKGEYMNVDPNNAACVDDLDIFTECTEKIFTAQILEPTCQLLSPKPRTRVSKWDPDTLVEDSVDLLRSITHLPEPRAWCREYNYLYSYIWANDKTVQKALHIREGSINEWLRCNLTLANTYDYDVSSSLNYHRNLIKKGYEVLIYSGDHDMVIPYIATHAWIVLLNLTIAHDWRPWFVDGQIAGFTMQYTSKKYCLTFATVKGAGHTAPEYKPNECLAMIDRWLSYYPL; this is translated from the exons ATGAGCACAATGTGGTTGTGCATAGTTTGTTTCTTGGCTGTTGCCAACTTGGTTGCACCACAGTCGATCATCAATAGCCTCCCGGGCTTTTCCGGCTAtcttcctttcaaacttgaaactGG gTACGTGGGTGTAGGCAAATCTGATGAGGTGCAGCTATTCTACTACTTCATTGAATCTGAGAGAAGTCCAGAAGATGACCCTCTTGTGCTTTGGCTCACTGGAGGTGCTGGTTGTTCCGGATTTTCTGGCCTTGTATATGAAATGG gtccATTATCATTTGACTATGCTAAGTCCAAAAGCAACTCACCAAAATTGAAGTTGAACCCATACTCCTGGACAAAG GTTGCTAATATAATATTTGTGGATGCTCCGGTTGGCACTGGATTCTCTTATGCAAAAAGTTCGGAAGGATACAATATCAGTGATACATTGGGCGTAGCAGAACTCTATGAATTTCTACAGAag TGGCTTAAGGTTCACCCCAAGTTCCTCACAAATTCATTGTATGTCATGGGAGATTCTTACTCGGGCATAACTATCCCAATCCTTGTACAAAAAATATCAGATG GTAATGAAGTTGGTCAGGAGCCGCGAATGAATCTCAAG GGATATGTGATTGGAAACCCGTTGACAAATACGCATGATGACTTGAATGCAAGAATTCCATTTGCTCACTTAAAGACGCTTATATCAGACGAACTATATGAG tcAACTAAAAACAACTGCAAGGGCGAATATATGAATGTAGATCCTAACAATGCAGCATGTGTGGATGATCTAGATATCTTCACTGAG TGTACCGAGAAAATATTTACTGCACAAATATTGGAGCCTACATGTCAGCTTTTATCCCCAAAACCTAGAACAAGGGTATCAAAGTGGGATCCAGATACTCTAGTAGAAGATTCTGTAGACCTCCTCCGATCAATTACTCATCTTCCTGAACCTAGAGCATGGTGTCGG GAATATAACTATCTGTACTCGTACATTTGGGCAAATGATAAAACTGTTCAAAAGGCTCTTCACATTCGGGAG GGAAGCATAAATGAGTGGCTGAGATGCAATCTGACCTTAGCAAACACATATGACTATGATGTCTCAAGTAGTCTAAATTATCATCGGAACCTTATCAAGAAAGGCTACGAGGTTCTAATTTACAG TGGTGATCACGACATGGTTATTCCATACATAGCTACACATGCATGGATAGTATTGCTAAACCTTACTATTGCCCATGATTGGAGGCCATGGTTTGTTGATGGGCAAATCGCAGG ATTCACAATGCAGTATACATCTAAAAAGTACTGTTTGACATTTGCAACAGTAAAG GGAGCGGGGCACACAGCTCCAGAGTACAAGCCCAATGAATGTCTTGCCATGATTGATAGGTGGCTATCTTACTATCCCCTATAG